In Nicotiana tabacum cultivar K326 chromosome 21, ASM71507v2, whole genome shotgun sequence, one DNA window encodes the following:
- the LOC107791970 gene encoding heterogeneous nuclear ribonucleoprotein 1, producing MMETDMGKLFIGGISWDTDEERLKEYFSSYGEVVEAVIMRDRNTGRARGFGFVVFANHAVAHRVVQEKHIIDGRTVEAKKAVPRDDQQTINRNSSSIQGSPGPGRTKKIFVGGLASTVTESDFKKYFDQFGIITDVVVMYDHNTQRPRGFGFITYDSEDAVDRALYKTFHDLNGKMIEVKRAVPKEMSPGPNRSPFNGYNYGLGRANNFLNNYAQGYSLGSIGGYGVRMDGRFNPIASGRTSVSQFSSPAYGMGANLDPALSPTFAGASNFNNNNLGYGRVLSPYFSGNSSRYATPIGYSTGSSRADSFLSSPTRNVWGNGGLNRSPSPGISGSFLGSGTGIYGVFGNNGANWGSSAPVGNSTGQTVGFRSAGNSYGLGSGGLGRSNAAGFAASSGSYEGPYGSMYGDPTWQAVSSDADGSGSFGYGLENPTDVSAKDSENYIGNYNIANRQSNRGIAA from the exons ATGATGGAGACAGATATGGGTAAGCTATTTATAGGTGGGATATCTTGGGACACAGATGAGGAACGTCTTAAAGAATATTTCAGTTCGTATGGAGAGGTGGTGGAAGCTGTGATCATGAGAGATCGCAACACGGGTCGTGCTCGTGGTTTTGGCTTTGTTGTCTTTGCCAATCATGCAGTTGCTCACAGAGTTGTTCAAGAGAAGCACATCATCGATGGCAGAACG GTTGAGGCAAAGAAGGCTGTTCCTAGGGATGACCAACAGACAATAAATAGAAACAGCAGCAGCATTCAAGGATCTCCGGGTCCTGGACGCACAAAAAAGATATTTGTTGGAGGTTTAGCATCTACTGTTACTGAGAGTGACTTCAAGAAATACTTTGATCAGTTTGGTATAATTACAGATGTTGTAGTGATGTATGACCACAACACTCAGAGGCCAAGAGGCTTTGGTTTTATAACTTATGATTCGGAGGATGCAGTGGATAGGGCATTGTATAAGACCTTTCACGACCTAAACGGTAAAATGATTGAGGTGAAGCGCGCCGTTCCGAAAGAGATGTCTCCAGGGCCCAACCGGAGCCCTTTCAACGGATACAACTACGGACTTGGTAGAGCAAATAACTTTCTCAACAACTATGCTCAAGGGTATAGTCTAGGTTCGATTGGAGGATATGGGGTCAGGATGGACGGTAGGTTTAATCCAATTGCCAGCGGACGTACAAGCGTCTCTCAGTTTTCTTCTCCTGCTTATGGAATGGGTGCCAATTTGGACCCAGCTTTGAGCCCCACCTTTGCAGGAGCTTCCAACTTTAACAATAATAATCTTGGTTATGGGCGGGTTCTGAGCCCATATTTCAGCGGCAACTCAAGCAGATACGCTACACCCATTGGATATAGCACAGGGAGCAGTAGAGCTGATTCTTTTCTTAGCTCCCCAACCAGGAATGTATGGGGAAATGGTGGTCTTAACCGTTCTCCAAGTCCTGGTATCTCCGGTTCATTTTTGGGTTCTGGGACTGGTATTTATGGGGTCTTTGGGAATAATGGTGCCAATTGGGGCTCTTCTGCTCCAGTTGGTAATTCTACTGGTCAGACTGTTGGGTTCAGGAGTGCGGGAAACAGTTATGGGCTTGGATCTGGAGGACTTGGAAGAAGCAATGCAGCAGGTTTTGCTGCATCTAGTGGTTCTTATGAGGGACCTTATGGCTCAATGTATGGTGATCCGACTTGGCAAGCTGTGTCTTCTGATGCGGATGGTTCTGGTTCATTTGGATATGGACTTGAAAATCCGACAGATGTTTCAGCTAAAGACTCCGAGAATTATATTGGAAATTATAACATTGCAAATAGACAATCGAATAGAG